From Flavipsychrobacter sp., a single genomic window includes:
- a CDS encoding GLPGLI family protein codes for MKHTINIFVLLLISIAAFGQHTYQGKIEYERKTNLKRVIEDMEDDNKEWIERIRDKIPTHNVRYYDLNFTTKHSIYKPGREPEKPFNMWFARSPANENEVYTDFTTSRVTARKHIYEEKFLVKDSARKIEWKVMDEIRMIANYKCRKAVGRICDSVYVIAFYTDDIMVSGGPEMFGGLPGMILEIAIPRLHTTWIATQVSVQPEEDAFKVPKKGKEVTQKEMYTMISTSLERWGNYAYKAIWWSML; via the coding sequence ATGAAACACACTATAAACATATTTGTTCTATTGCTGATTAGTATTGCTGCATTTGGTCAGCATACCTATCAGGGCAAAATAGAGTACGAAAGAAAGACCAACCTGAAAAGGGTAATAGAGGATATGGAGGATGACAATAAGGAATGGATTGAGCGTATAAGGGATAAAATCCCAACGCATAATGTTCGTTATTATGATTTGAACTTTACTACCAAGCATAGCATCTACAAGCCGGGAAGAGAGCCAGAGAAACCGTTTAATATGTGGTTTGCCCGCTCTCCTGCAAATGAGAACGAAGTGTATACAGATTTTACGACGAGTCGAGTGACGGCACGTAAGCATATATATGAGGAGAAGTTTTTGGTGAAAGACTCTGCCAGAAAAATAGAATGGAAAGTGATGGACGAGATCAGGATGATCGCCAATTATAAATGCAGAAAAGCAGTGGGTAGAATATGTGACTCTGTATATGTAATCGCATTCTATACCGATGATATCATGGTGAGTGGTGGCCCTGAAATGTTTGGAGGTTTACCCGGTATGATATTGGAGATAGCCATACCAAGATTGCATACTACCTGGATAGCAACACAAGTAAGTGTACAACCAGAAGAAGATGCTTTTAAAGTGCCTAAAAAAGGCAAGGAAGTAACCCAGAAGGAAATGTATACTATGATAAGCACAAGTCTGGAACGGTGGGGCAACTATGCTTATAAGGCCATTTGGTGGTCGATGTTATAA